The DNA sequence CCTTGTCCACCAAGGCGGAGTTGGGAAAGGTCAGTTGCAACTGCCGATCTCTGGGGCTAAAAGCCATTTCCATCGGCGTATCTAAAGATTGAGCGGCTTGTTTCTGAGCAAGGCGCTCTGAATACAGGCCCTCTTCCGCGTAGTAGGAATCAGAGACCATGTGGAAATCCTGTCTCAGCGATCCTACCACGAGGGACAGGATCAGGACGACAAATCCACAGTAGAATATGGCGATTTTCCAGCCCCAGTTCATATTGGTTATTTTTTGATGGGTCCAAAGAAATTGACCTTGGTGCGGTCGAGTAATTCATCCCCAGACCAGATCTCCACCCGGACGAGATTTTTCTTGCCGTGAAGTTCGGATTCGGGAATTTCGATGAAGAGTACGCCTTTGGCAATCTCTTGCGCCTTGACAGTGATGGATTCACCGACGAGCTTGATGCGCGCTGATTCAGGTTCCACGATTCGGATTTCCAGCGGGTACTCGTTTCGGGTTTTATTGATCAGTTGGATGTTGTAGAGATTGGAGATATATCCATCATCCTGACGCTGATACAACATGCCCGGAGTTCTGAGCAGAACCGTTTCCACATTGGCTCTGGTGGCAATGGAGTAGCTGACAAAGCTGAATAAAAACGCAAATACGATGGTATAGGCAATCACGCGCTTGTTGAAGAGATTGCGGATACCTGTTGAGATTCCCGCTTCGGAGTCATATCGGATCAACCCTCTTGGACGCTCCACCTTGTCCATGATTTCATCGCAGGCATCGATGCAAGCCGTACAATTGACACATTCCATCTGTGTCCCATTCCGAATATCGATCCCTGTCGGGCAGACTGCTACACAAGCATGACAATCGATACAATCTCCATGCGGCTTGCCTTCCTCTGCCAGTTTTTGCTGCTGTTTGAATTTGCCCCTTT is a window from the Pontibacter sp. G13 genome containing:
- a CDS encoding FixH family protein; its protein translation is MNWGWKIAIFYCGFVVLILSLVVGSLRQDFHMVSDSYYAEEGLYSERLAQKQAAQSLDTPMEMAFSPRDRQLQLTFPNSALVDKGTVTFYRASDARLDQEIALNTAKHQTVATDQLIPGRWEVKVYWESNGQAFFDEKGIYVPGTQAP